The DNA sequence GATTTACGAACGTGGCGGGAAACGCAGCTGGCCCGTTGGTCGCTGACGGGCGTTTTTCCGCTCTGGCATGTTTTATCACGTCAGTTGCTGGACGAGTTCTGGGCTGCCGGGTTTGCTACGATCGTTGTTAGTGTTAACAGCCACTACCTCGACGCGTCCTACTGCGGGCGTGTGCTGGATCAGGCTTTTGTCGATAGTCTACCGGCCAACGTAGACCCCTGTGGCGAAAACGGCGAGTTTCACACGTTTGTGTATCAGGCACCGTATTTCAGTGCGCCCATTGACGTCCGAATCGGGGAAACGGTCGAGAAACAGTATACCTATAAAACCGATAGGGGCGAGGAAATAAAGTCGCTGTACTACTTTACCGACCTTCAGCTAATTTAAATTGTAGCAGTGGAGTTATTGGTAACGACAGTGCGTAGGTTTGTGAGACCAACCAACCGGTTTGATCATTAATGAAGAAACAATGGCGTTACGGAACACTCGCGGGATTATGGGCGCTAAGCGTATGGGGCTGTAAAACACCTGATCCGGCACCTTCACCCTATGAATCGGGCGTTTATATCATCAACGCCGGTAGTTCCTTTGATAACAACGGGTCCATTTCATACCTACCCCGTAACGCAGCAGCGGCATCGACCGATATATTCAATGCCGCGAATGCCCGGCCGCTGGGCGGTGTCGTTCAGGATTATGCCGAGATTGATGGAAAAGGCGTCGTTCTCGTCGATAATAGCAAAGTCGGGCAGGACAAGGTCGAAATCGTCGAAGCAGGTACGTTCAAATCGCTGGGCACCGTACAGGCGCCCGACGTGGAGAACCCACGTGCGGTAGTTGCTGCTGGCCCCAACAAGGCCTATGTAAGCTGCTGGGACGCTACCGGCGACTTCTCGAATTTTTACCCGAAACCGGGCTATGTACTGGTAATCGATCTGGCCTCGCGAACGGTAACCAAGAAAATCCCGGTGACGCGGGGCGCCGACCGCATGGTGTTGGTAGGATCAGAAGTATACCTGGGTACGACGGGTGGCGAGCGGGTACTGACGGTGATCGATACCGAAAAGGATGAAGTCCGGCAGCCCGGCGTAGACGTGGGCGTGAATATTAACCCGGTGGCTGTCGATGCCAATGGCCGGCTGTGGGCCTACGCGGCTTCGGCCAAAGAGATGGTACGGATCAATGCCGCTACCAAAGCCGTTGACCTCCGGCTCAGAGTTGGCAATGCCGTGAAGTCACCCGCTTCCATTGCGCTGAGCCAGGATAAACAGGTCTTTTATTTCGTCAACTCCTTCGTCGACTCCAACGACAACCTCCGGGAAAAAGGAGAACTGTACAGTTTCCGCATCACCGACGGTGCCATCCCCGCCACGACGCCCATCGTGAACCGGTTGTTCAGTGGCCTGGGTGTCGACCCACAATCGGGCCTGCTGTATGCCGGAGTCACCCCGGCCTCTAAACAGGCGGGCTATGTACTGCGGTACCGTCCTAACGGCAACGGCGTCGTACTGGTCGATTCGGTGAAGGCCGAG is a window from the Spirosoma rigui genome containing:
- a CDS encoding Dph6-related ATP pyrophosphatase; translation: MNKTLMNWSGGKDSALALWHVLQRGHYTVDTLFTTLNAANRRVSMHGVREELLDAQAQRLHLPLTKLFLPEDTTMADYQEQMGAALEPVVSSGVTHAVFGDIFLEDLRTWRETQLARWSLTGVFPLWHVLSRQLLDEFWAAGFATIVVSVNSHYLDASYCGRVLDQAFVDSLPANVDPCGENGEFHTFVYQAPYFSAPIDVRIGETVEKQYTYKTDRGEEIKSLYYFTDLQLI
- a CDS encoding DUF5074 domain-containing protein; this translates as MKKQWRYGTLAGLWALSVWGCKTPDPAPSPYESGVYIINAGSSFDNNGSISYLPRNAAAASTDIFNAANARPLGGVVQDYAEIDGKGVVLVDNSKVGQDKVEIVEAGTFKSLGTVQAPDVENPRAVVAAGPNKAYVSCWDATGDFSNFYPKPGYVLVIDLASRTVTKKIPVTRGADRMVLVGSEVYLGTTGGERVLTVIDTEKDEVRQPGVDVGVNINPVAVDANGRLWAYAASAKEMVRINAATKAVDLRLRVGNAVKSPASIALSQDKQVFYFVNSFVDSNDNLREKGELYSFRITDGAIPATTPIVNRLFSGLGVDPQSGLLYAGVTPASKQAGYVLRYRPNGNGVVLVDSVKAEIAPSKFFFR